A single window of Debaryomyces hansenii CBS767 chromosome F complete sequence DNA harbors:
- a CDS encoding DEHA2F23452p (similar to uniprot|P32600 Saccharomyces cerevisiae YKL203C TOR2 putative protein/phosphatidylinositol kinase involved in signaling activation of translation initiation distribution of the actin cytoskeleton and meiosis) gives MSTTQLQIVDGIALTQIFNGLKSNKEEERNRYALELRNYLASIARDLSPEQFNRYNNDINKTIFEFLHSNETSEKLGGIAALNSLIDFDSGVGEENATKTARFSNYLGSLILSNDLTIMKQATMTLGKLATPGGTLTGDFVDFEAKRAIEWLQSDNKQHENRRHAAILIITALVDNAPTLLYNFINQILEHLWIPLRDSKLVIRTDAAIALQKCMRIIYDRDINSRRFWIKHFIDMASKILNENVARNPTSESNDSSNNGSGNNSVNSVNAAASTAYNLIYSTATGSQTNESIHGSLLVYRELITFHSDPYIHSKFELIYENTVLYRNHKQAIIRQELTKIIPLLCKVNTELFVEKYLHRTLLHYLSQLKQLKSQHSETANNDKSAIFRSIGLISLEVGNQMATYLDAILDNIRDGLSYPSNPSVQSILVNAVSNNGDNPLSGAVTSSNGSSQSTINGLNSISTSGSGPTKYRLSRKNTEPAIFDCISKLSIAVGPALTKHLQRDILDMMFSNCSLSVYMQNVLQTLIVNIPMLTNLISMKLLNLLSLVLSGKIFQPPGSPYGSIKMNESLARDYRLIMISRDTGLSINSILNDADDYENYDSAILVQALNMLAFFEFENYQLNEFVRYCTITYLEHNVPKVRQTATITSCEIFIKDPICQQTSVNALNAVNEVLDKLLSIAITDPIPEIRLEGLNCLANAGNFDPQLSQANNVRLLFIALNDEVFSIRKIAIKILGRLSSINPAYIVPSLRKTLIQLLSRLEYSPTSRKKEESATLISLLISNSKELTRPYVKPIVEALLPKAKDPSSSVAASAINCLGELAVVGGEDLQPFIPDLMPLILETFQDQSSSYKRDAALKTLGQLASSSGYVIKPLLDYPQLLGMLVGILKSESSPHIRRETVRLLGILGALDPYKHREVEQNSKNIPSEQNAPPVDVALLMQGMSPSNDEYYPTVAINNLMKILKDPSLTAHHNKVIQAIMYIFQTLGLRCVSFLPQIIPGIINVMNTCQPSMLKFYFQQLGALILIVKQHIRPFLPEIFEVIKESFNINIQLNVQVIIINLIESISRALEGEFKMHLPDVLNLMLNVFEDDKSVKREPSLHVLKAFVVFGSSIEEYVHIIVPNIVKMFEMGPIVLRRAAIETIGRLSKQVLLNDMASRIIHPILRVLRQGNDELKTTAMNTLSYLLLQLGNEFSVFIPVIKSLLIQQKIHSAIFEQLVNKLLSGDPLPAYLNIYKDYDIHVNHFDVPDVDMPSKKLPVNQGALKAAWDSSSRQTKEDWQEWIGRLSKELLKQSPSHAIRACAGLATDYHPLAKDLFNASFASCWSELYSQHQEELVESFCIALSSANNPPEIHQILLNLAEFMEHDDKSLPIAITTLGQYAQRCHAYAKALHYQELEFYVEPTTPTIESLISINIQLQQSDAAVGILKHAQLHHDLQLKETWYEKLQRWDDALRAYSLREKQEPDNMEITMGKMRCYHALGEWEQLSELAQSKWNNSSSDIKRGVAPLAAAAAWGLGQWDRMDACIKVMKTESPDKAFFNAILSLHRNSFEDASNHILKARDLLVTEITALVSESYNRAYGVVVRVQMLAELEEIIKYKCLPQGSEKRVIMRKTWNTRLLGCQRNVDIWQRMLKVRALVIKPKQDMDMWIKFANLCRKSGRLNLAEKSLNYLLEEGSPENPSRAPPQVVYAQLKYMWAKGQQREALRHLVDFTTRMSQDLGLNPNDLITQPLPSEGPGIPKHVEEYTKLLARCFLKQGEWQILLNNNWRTETSEIILGAYLLATHFDDKWYKAWHNWALANFEVISLFTSQNNNGNNGTINVSQGEIMDQNDQVVTSSDEQSQQPQRQIQPANIIPMDVVQRHVVPSIKGFFHAIALSNTNSLQNTLRLLTLWFKFGGIPEAAQAMNEGFNMVKIDNWLEVVPQLISRIHQPNQTVSRSLIGLLSDLGKAHPQALVYPLAVAVTSESVSRKRAALSIIDKMRLHWATLVDQSDLVSHELIRVAVLWHEQWYEGLEDASRLFFGEKNTEKMFEVLEPLHQMLQKGPETMREASFNNAFGRELADAYEWVLNFRRTKDITNLNQAWDIYYNVFRRISRQLPQLSSLELQYVSPKLEEANNLELAAPGTYHAGKPTIKIVKFDPTFSVISSKQRPRKLSCKGSDGKEYQYVLKGHEDIRQDNLVMQLFGLVNTLLVNDPECFKRHLDIQQYPAIPLSPKVGLLGWVPNSDTFHVLIREYRESRKILLNIEHRIMLQMAPDYDSLTLLQKVEVFTGALDNTRGQDLYKVLWLKSKSSEAWLDRRTTYTRSLAVMSMVGYILGLGDRHPSNLMLNRITGKVIHIDFGDCFEAAILREKYPEKVPFRLTRMLNYAMEVSGIEGSFRITCEHVMRVLRDNKESLMAILEAFAYDPLINWGFDFPTKAVAEATGINVPQVNIAELLRREQIDEQEAARLTRQNEIEIRNARAALVLKRITDKLTGNDIKRLNDLDVPTQVDKLIQQATSVESLCQHYIGWCSFW, from the coding sequence ATGTCTACAACTCAGCTACAAATAGTTGACGGTATAGCATTAACccaaattttcaatggtttaaaatcaaataagGAAGAAGAGAGAAATAGATATGCCTTAGAATTACGAAATTATCTAGCGTCTATAGCTAGAGATCTATCTCCGGAGCAGTTCAATCggtataataatgatatcaaCAAAactatttttgaatttttgcATAGTAATGAAACCTCGGAGAAGTTGGGGGGTATAGCAGCGTTGAATtcattgattgattttgattcgGGTGTAGGAGAAGAAAATGCTACAAAGACGGCTAGATTTTCAAACTACTTGGGTTCATTAATCTTGTCAAACGATTTAACAATCATGAAGCAAGCAACCATGACTTTAGGTAAGTTGGCGACACCCGGTGGTACTCTTACAGGTGACTTCGTTGATTTTGAAGCAAAAAGGGCCATAGAATGGTTACAGAGTGACAATAAACAACACGAGAACAGAAGGCACGCAGCAATATTGATTATCACTGCATTGGTGGATAATGCTCCTACGTTATTgtataattttataaaccAGATTTTGGAGCATTTATGGATTCCATTGAGAGATAGCAAATTGGTGATAAGAACTGATGCAGCTATTGCTTTACAGAAATGTATGCGAATAATTTATGATAGAGATATTAACTCTCGTCGATTTTGGATCAAACATTTCATAGATATGGCTTCAAAGATATTAAACGAAAATGTTGCTAGAAACCCCACATCTGAATCCAACGACTCAAGCAATAATGGAAGCGGCAATAATAGTGTGAACTCTGTTAACGCAGCGGCAAGTACGGCctataatttaatttattccaCAGCTACGGGATCACAAACTAACGAGTCAATCCACGGTTCTCTTCTTGTGTACAGGGAACTAATTACATTTCATAGTGATCCATACATTCATTCCAAgtttgaattgatttacGAAAATACAGTATTGTATAGGAATCACAAGCAAGCTATAATTAGGCAAGAATTAACTAAGATCATTCCACTACTATGCAAAGTAAATacagaattatttgttgaaaaatatttgcaCAGAACATTGTTGCATTATTTGTCACAGttaaaacaattaaaaagTCAACACAGTGAGACTGccaataatgataaaagTGCCATTTTTAGAAGTATAGGGTTAATTTCGTTGGAAGTAGGGAACCAAATGGCTACTTATTTGGATGCTATATTAGATAATATTCGAGATGGGTTATCTTATCCTTCTAATCCAAGCGTGCAACTGATTTTAGTAAATGCAGTATCTAATAATGGAGATAATCCACTATCTGGTGCAGTGACGTCGAGTAATGGATCCTCGCAATCGACAATCAATGGTTTGAATAGCATTTCTACTTCAGGTTCCGGGCCCACAAAGTATAGATTGAGTCGAAAGAATACTGAACCTGCCATTTTTGATTGCATCAGTAAATTGTCGATTGCCGTAGGTCCAGCTTTGACAAAGCATTTACAACGTGATATATTAGATATGATGTTTAGTAATTGTTCCTTATCGGTCTACATGCAGAATGTTTTACAAACTTTGATCGTTAATATTCCGATGTTAACTAATCTTATAAGCATGAAGTTATTAAACTTATTAAGTTTGGTTTTATCAGGTAAGATTTTCCAACCTCCTGGTTCGCCTTACGGATCCATCAAAATGAACGAATCATTAGCAAGAGACTATagattaataatgatatcaaGAGACACAGGATTGAGTATCAACAGTATACTTAATGACGCGGATGACTATGAAAATTATGATAGTGCAATCTTGGTCCAAGCATTAAATATGCTAGCATTTTTTGAGTTCGAAAACTACCAGCTAAACGAGTTTGTTAGATACTGCACAATTACGTATCTTGAACACAACGTTCCTAAAGTTCGTCAAACAGCCACGATAACATCCtgtgaaatatttatcaaggATCCAATTTGTCAACAAACCAGCGTGAATGCATTAAACGCTGTTAATGAGGTTTTAGACAAGCTTCTATCAATAGCCATCACCGATCCTATACCAGAAATACGGTTAGAAGGTTTAAATTGTTTGGCAAATGCTGGAAATTTTGATCCTCAACTTTCCCAAGCTAATAATGTTAGACTTCTATTTATTGCATTAAACGATGAAGTATTCAGTATTAGGAAGATAGCgataaaaatattgggTAGATTATCATCGATAAATCCTGCCTATATTGTTCCTTCTTTAAGGAAAACTTTAATACAATTGTTATCGCGTTTGGAATACTCACCAACAAGCCGTAAAAAGGAAGAAAGTGCTACATTGATATCGCTTCTCATAAGcaattcaaaagaattaacCAGACCTTACGTGAAGCCAATAGTTGAAGCATTATTGCCTAAGGCTAAAGATCCCAGTTCATCAGTGGCAGCAAGTGCAATCAATTGTCTTGGTGAGCTAGCAGTTGTAGGTGGGGAAGATTTGCAACCTTTTATTCCTGATTTGATGCCACTAATTTTGGAAACGTTTCAAGATCAGAGTTCTTCTTATAAGAGAGATGCTGCTTTGAAGACGTTGGGCCAATTGGCAAGTTCGTCTGGCTACGTTATTAAGCCTTTACTTGACTATCCGCAGTTATTGGGGATGTTAGTAGGAATATTGAAACTGGAGAGTTCGCCTCACATAAGAAGGGAAACAGTAAGGCTATTGGGTATATTAGGTGCTTTGGACCCTTATAAGCATCGTGAAGTTGAACAAAATTCTAAGAATATACCTTCAGAACAAAATGCACCACCAGTGGATGTTGCATTGTTAATGCAAGGTATGTCACCTTCTAATGATGAATACTATCCGACAGTTGCCATAAATAAcctaatgaaaattttaaaagaCCCATCATTGACAGCTCATCATAATAAAGTAATTCAAGCCATTATGTACATTTTCCAAACATTGGGATTAAGATGTGTTTCATTTTTACCACAGATCATTCCTGGAATTATTAATGTCATGAATACATGTCAGCCTTCgatgttgaaattttaCTTCCAGCAACTAGGTGCATTAATATTGATAGTTAAACAACACATAAGACCATTCCTTcctgaaatatttgaagtcATCAAAGAGTCGTTTAACATAAACATCCAATTAAATGTTCAGGTGATcattataaatttgatagaATCCATTTCAAGGGCTTTAGAAGGGGAATTTAAAATGCATCTTCCAGatgttttgaatttgatgttaaatgtttttgaagatgataaatcaGTTAAAAGAGAACCATCGTTACATGTTTTGAAAGCATTTGTTGTTTTTGGAAGTagcattgaagaatatgtCCATATAATTGTCCCAAACATCGTGAAAATGTTTGAAATGGGGCCGATTGTATTACGTAGGGCTGCAATTGAGACAATTGGAAGATTATCGAAGCAAGTTCTATTAAATGATATGGCATCTAGAATCATACATCCCATTTTACGTGTATTGCGCCAAGGcaatgatgaattgaaaactaCGGCGATGAATACTTTAAGTTACTTACTATTGCAGTTGGGTAATGAGTTCAGTGTGTTCATTCCTGtaatcaaatcattgtTGATACAGCAGAAAATTCATTCAGCAATTTTCGAGCAACTTGTTAATAAGTTATTAAGTGGAGATCCATTACCAGCTTATCTTAACATTTATAAGGATTATGATATCCATGTTAACCATTTTGATGTTCCTGACGTTGATATGCCATCGAAAAAGTTACCGGTAAACCAAGGTGCATTAAAGGCAGCTTGGGATTCAAGTCTGCGTCAAACCAAAGAAGACTGGCAAGAATGGATTGGGAGGTTAAgtaaagaattattgaagcaAAGTCCATCGCATGCAATAAGAGCATGCGCTGGGTTAGCAACTGATTATCATCCTTTGGCAAAGGACTTGTTTAACGCAAGTTTTGCAAGTTGCTGGAGTGAATTATATTCCCAGCACCAAGAAGAGTTAGTAGAATCATTTTGTATTGCATTATCATCAGCAAACAATCCCCCAGAAATACATCagattttattaaatttagcTGAATTTATGGAACATGACGATAAATCTTTACCAATAGCAATAACAACTTTAGGTCAGTATGCGCAACGGTGCCATGCATATGCTAAAGCATTGcattatcaagaattagaattttaTGTGGAACCTACGACACCAACCATTGAATCTTTAATTAGTATCAACATTCAGCTTCAACAATCTGATGCGGCTGTTGGAATTTTGAAACATGCACAGTTACATCATGATCTCCAATTAAAAGAGACATGGTATGAGAAGTTACAAAGATGGGATGATGCCTTGCGAGCTTATAGTTTAAGAGAGAAACAGGAACCGGACAATATGGAGATTACCATGGGTAAAATGAGATGTTACCATGCTTTAGGAGAATGGGAGCAGTTATCAGAATTAGCCCAAAGTAAATGGAATAACTCTTCAAGTGACATAAAGAGAGGAGTGGCTCCTTtagcagcagcagcagcttGGGGGTTAGGCCAATGGGATAGAATGGATGCATGTATTAAGGTTATGAAAACTGAATCCCCAGATAAAGCTTTCTTTAATGCAATTTTAAGTTTACATCGTAATAGTTTTGAGGATGCATCTAATCACATATTGAAAGCAAGAGACCTATTAGTAACTGAAATCACAGCATTGGTGAGTGAAAGTTATAATAGAGCTTATGGTGTCGTAGTAAGGGTACAAATGCTTGCGGAATTAGAGGAAATTATTAAGTATAAATGCTTACCACAAGGGTCAGAGAAACGTGTTATAATGAGAAAAACCTGGAATACCAGATTACTTGGATGTCAGAGGAATGTTGACATTTGGCAAAGAATGTTGAAAGTTAGAGCTCTTGTTATTAAACCTAAACAAGATATGGATATGTGGattaaatttgcaaatttatGTCGTAAATCAGGAAGATTGAATTTGGCTGAAAAGTCCTTAAACTATTTGTTGGAAGAAGGTTCACCAGAAAATCCATCTAGAGCTCCACCACAAGTTGTGTATGcacaattgaaatatatgtGGGCTAAGGGCCAACAAAGAGAAGCATTACGCCATTTAGTTGATTTTACAACTCGAATGTCTCAAGATTTGGGTTTAAACCCAAATGACTTAATTACTCAACCATTACCGTCTGAAGGTCCAGGTATTCCAAAGCATGTGGAAGAGTATACCAAATTATTGGCTAGATGTTTTTTGAAGCAAGGTGAATGgcaaatattattgaacaataatTGGAGGACTGAAACATCAGAAATTATTTTGGGGGCATATCTTTTGGCTACACATTTTGATGACAAATGGTATAAAGCATGGCATAATTGGGCTCTTGctaattttgaagttattTCACTTTTTACTTCGCAGAATAACAACGGCAACAATGGTACAATCAATGTTAGTCAAGGTGAAATAATGGATCAAAATGATCAAGTTGTTACATCATCTGATGAACAATCTCAACAGCCACAGAGACAGATACAACCTGCAAATATTATACCGATGGATGTTGTTCAGCGACATGTTGTTCCATCAATAAAAGGATTCTTTCACGCTATCGCATTGTCAAATACAAATTCTTTGCAGAATACGTTGAGATTACTTACATTGTGGTTTAAGTTTGGGGGAATACCAGAGGCAGCTCAAGCTATGAATGAGGGATTTAATATGGTTAAGATTGATAACTGGTTGGAAGTTGTACCTCAATTAATCTCACGTATTCATCAACCAAATCAAACAGTCAGTAGATCTTTAATTGGATTATTGAGTGATTTGGGTAAAGCGCATCCTCAGGCACTCGTGTATCCGTTAGCTGTCGCAGTTACGTCTGAATCGGTTAGCCGTAAAAGGGCGGCATTgtcaattattgataaaatgcGTTTGCATTGGGCTACGTTGGTAGATCAATCTGATTTAGTTAGTCATGAATTGATCAGAGTTGCAGTCCTCTGGCACGAGCAGTGGTACGAAGGTCTAGAGGATGCATCAAGACTTTTCTTTGGTGAAAAGAACACTGAAAAGATGTTTGAGGTGTTAGAACCTTTGCATCAAATGCTACAAAAAGGCCCCGAGACTATGAGAGAAGcatcatttaataatgcatttGGTAGAGAACTTGCTGATGCCTATGAATGGGTTTTGAACTTCCGTCGTACAAAAGACATTACTAATCTAAATCAAGCGTGGGACATTTATTATAATGTTTTCCGCAGAATTAGTAGACAATTGCCTCAATTGCTGAGTTTGGAATTACAGTATGTATCGCCAAAGCTAGAGGAAGCaaataatcttgaattgGCTGCTCCAGGTACATACCATGCTGGAAAGCCAACAATCAAGATTGTTAAGTTTGATCCAACGTTCTCAGTTATCTCATCGAAACAGAGACCAAGAAAATTATCTTGTAAAGGTAGTGATGGTAAAGAATACCAGTACGTTTTGAAAGGACACGAAGACATTAGACAAGATAATTTGGTTATGCAATTATTTGGTTTAGTTAACACATTATTGGTAAATGATCCAGAATGTTTCAAAAGACATTTAGACATTCAACAATATCCAGCAATTCCGTTATCACCTAAAGTTGGTTTATTAGGTTGGGTACCAAACAGTGATACTTTCCATGTCTTGATTAGGGAATACCGTGAGTCGCGTaagattttattaaatattgaacaTCGTATTATGTTGCAGATGGCTCCTGATTATGACAGTCTTACATTACTACAAAAAGTGGAAGTATTCACAGGGGCTTTAGACAACACCAGAGGCCAGGATTTGTATAAGGTATTATGGCTCAAATCAAAGTCTTCGGAAGCGTGGTTAGATCGTCGTACAACGTATACTCGTTCATTGGCAGTAATGTCTATGGTAGGCTACATTTTAGGTTTAGGTGACCGTCATCCTTCTAATTTGATGCTTAATAGGATTACAGGTAAGGTTATtcatattgattttggtgaTTGTTTTGAGGCTGCTATTTTACGTGAAAAGTATCCCGAAAAGGTTCCATTTAGATTAACAAGAATGCTTAATTATGCTATGGAAGTTAGTGGTATTGAAGGTTCATTCCGCATAACATGTGAACATGTTATGAGAGTCTTAAGGGACAATAAGGAGTCATTAATGGCAATTTTGGAAGCATTCGCATATGATCCATTGATTAATTGGGGATTTGACTTCCCGACAAAAGCAGTGGCGGAAGCTACTGGGATTAATGTACCGCAAGTTAATATAGCAGAATTATTGAGAAGAGAACAAATAGATGAACAAGAAGCAGCTAGATTAACGAGACAAAACGAAATCGAGATTAGAAACGCGAGAGCTGCATTGGTGTTGAAGAGAATTACTGATAAGTTAACTGgtaatgatattaaaagattgaatgatttagatGTACCAACTCAAGTggataaattaattcagCAAGCTACAAGTGTAGAGAGTTTATGTCAGCATTATATTGGGTGGTGTTCATTTTGGTAG